In the Klebsiella aerogenes KCTC 2190 genome, one interval contains:
- a CDS encoding 4Fe-4S binding protein produces MNRFIIADAQKCIGCRTCEVACVVSHQQDQDCSTVSARRFAPRIRVVKSDELSTATLCRQCEDAPCANVCPEGAIRHEGDVWRVDQRLCIGCKSCMVACPYGAMTVMLTDEGVQALKCDLCAHRQTGPACVAACPTQALRCIEPAELERLSAERRRWAAQAM; encoded by the coding sequence ATGAACCGGTTTATTATCGCCGATGCGCAAAAGTGTATCGGCTGCCGAACCTGCGAGGTGGCCTGCGTGGTGTCGCATCAGCAGGATCAAGATTGTTCTACCGTTTCTGCAAGACGCTTTGCGCCGCGGATTCGGGTGGTTAAGAGCGATGAGCTATCAACGGCGACGCTGTGCCGTCAGTGCGAGGATGCGCCCTGCGCGAACGTCTGCCCGGAAGGGGCAATACGCCATGAAGGCGACGTCTGGCGAGTCGATCAACGCCTGTGCATTGGTTGTAAAAGCTGTATGGTGGCGTGCCCTTATGGGGCGATGACGGTGATGTTGACCGACGAAGGCGTGCAGGCGCTGAAGTGCGATCTGTGCGCGCACCGGCAAACGGGGCCGGCGTGCGTAGCGGCCTGTCCGACTCAGGCGCTGCGCTGTATTGAGCCCGCCGAGCTGGAAAGATTAAGCGCCGAGCGCCGCCGTTGGGCGGCGCAGGCAATGTAA
- the avtA gene encoding valine--pyruvate transaminase gives MTFSLFGDKFTRHSGITRLMEDLNDGLRTPGAIMLGGGNPAQIPEMNEYFNSLLADMLDNGKALDALCNYDGPQGKSELLTLLAQMLREELGWEIEPQNIALTNGSQSAFFYLFNLFAGRRADGTTRKVLFPLTPEYIGYADSGLEEDLFVATRPNIELLPEGQFKYHVDFEHLQITEETGMICVSRPTNPTGNVITDEELIKLDALANQHGVPLVIDNAYGVPFPGIIFSEARPLWNPNIVLCMSLSKLGLPGTRCGIIIANEKIITAISNMNGIISLAPGGIGPAMMCEMIKRKDLLRLSETVIKPFYYQRVQETIATIRRYLPEERCLIHKPEGAIFLWLWFKDLPISTELLYQRLKQRGVLMVPGDYFFPGLDKPWPHTHQCMRMNYVPDPEKIEAGVKILAEEIERAWQEQDA, from the coding sequence ATGACATTTTCACTTTTCGGCGACAAATTCACCCGTCATTCAGGCATCACCCGCCTGATGGAAGACCTCAATGACGGCCTGCGCACACCGGGCGCGATCATGCTGGGCGGCGGCAACCCCGCGCAAATCCCGGAGATGAATGAATACTTCAATAGCCTGCTGGCCGATATGCTGGATAACGGCAAAGCCCTTGATGCGCTTTGCAATTATGATGGTCCGCAAGGGAAAAGCGAGCTTCTGACCCTGCTTGCGCAAATGCTGCGCGAAGAATTAGGTTGGGAGATCGAACCACAGAATATTGCTCTAACAAATGGCAGCCAGAGTGCATTTTTCTACTTATTTAACCTGTTTGCCGGCCGCCGTGCCGACGGCACCACCCGCAAAGTGCTGTTCCCGCTGACGCCAGAATATATCGGCTACGCCGATTCCGGGCTGGAAGAGGATCTGTTTGTCGCCACCCGTCCCAACATTGAGCTGCTGCCGGAAGGCCAGTTTAAGTATCACGTGGACTTCGAACATCTGCAGATCACCGAAGAGACGGGGATGATCTGCGTCTCCCGGCCAACCAACCCGACCGGCAACGTCATTACCGACGAAGAGCTTATTAAGCTGGATGCCCTCGCCAATCAGCACGGCGTCCCGCTGGTTATTGATAACGCCTATGGCGTGCCTTTCCCGGGTATTATTTTTAGCGAAGCGCGCCCGCTGTGGAATCCGAACATCGTGCTGTGCATGAGCTTATCCAAGCTCGGCCTGCCGGGCACGCGCTGCGGCATTATCATCGCCAACGAGAAAATCATTACCGCCATCAGCAATATGAACGGCATTATCAGCCTCGCTCCGGGCGGCATTGGTCCGGCAATGATGTGCGAAATGATTAAGCGTAAAGACCTGCTGCGTCTGTCGGAGACGGTGATTAAACCGTTCTATTATCAGCGTGTTCAGGAAACTATCGCTACCATTCGCCGCTATTTGCCGGAAGAACGCTGCCTGATTCATAAACCGGAAGGGGCGATTTTCCTCTGGCTGTGGTTTAAGGATCTGCCGATCTCCACCGAGCTGCTGTATCAGCGCCTGAAACAACGCGGTGTGCTGATGGTGCCGGGCGATTACTTCTTCCCGGGGCTGGACAAGCCGTGGCCGCATACGCATCAGTGCATGCGCATGAACTACGTGCCGGACCCGGAGAAAATCGAGGCGGGAGTGAAAATTCTTGCCGAAGAGATTGAGCGCGCCTGGCAGGAGCAAGACGCCTGA